tataaactttcGACGGTTTCAGTACTCCTTCAGTAGCCGAACGGATTTTGACTTCCTTATAGTCAACTTGAGTCagtgccttgcaaacgtatggcttatctatcactatctcagctgcatccacactaacgcattcatcctcggttgatgcataaCTGACAGCaggattcttgtaaatcgtcccccgaGATGGAGCTTTCGAAGTCTTTTCCTCgtggagcaaataatcatactgctcgacatgttgggctaattcgtacatatcccgaaagtttgcccccaagaactTCTTTTTGTACTCGACATCAAGACCATTCAGAGCGAGTCTGACGAATTCAACTTTggggagaggtactcggcaccaattcctggctgatttgaatctagtaagataatccattggtgactcgtcggacgcctgagccatccttgctagtgaggatactgacatttccattcccggccgataaaactgctcatgaaatttctcgaccaactcctcccaactCTAGACGAAGTTCGGTGGGAGGTTAATATACCAAGCGAACGCTGAGCCGgtcaacgaaaaattgaaaagtcgcAGCTTGTGAAAGTCACTATTAACGTCTTCGCATTGTGCGGTGAAGCGAGctacatgttctaacgaggataaggatgattctccggcaaaaaggctaaaatccagGATCTTgaaacctctagggtattcgACCTGTTCTACGTAAGCTGGATACGGGTGTATGAACTTAGGGAACTttggccctttcttcatggctgaatcgatcatccgttgaacttcggtcatatcgacgggtgttacttccactctctggtcggatccgtctgacctactattcgaccctcctcTTCTTTCCAATTGAAGTGGCCTGAGCCGAGCAGGAATTGGCTCGGCCGGTGCGCTTGATAACAGATTATTCCTAGGCGGCAAATGTTGGGCAAGATCAAAAGTTCTACCATCGctgaccttactaaccagtatttcgaGTAATCTGGTTTGTGCTTCACTGGAATTGTGTATCACGTCATAGagtttatcgattcctcgactcAGCGTCTGTTCAACCGTCCGAGATTGCTCATCAAGCCGTTTCCGAAGAAACGACCTTATGGGTGGATCGGATCCTTCGCCACCATCTTCATCACAATCTTCTATTactccttcattgagaacgcaagTGTTCCTGTCGGGAATTTCAAGACTGCGAacctgaccgccgagattaacttccatTTCTCGACGAGTTGCactcgtggactcaggtgtcacggcGCTGATGGGATTCTGCGCTTGTGGCACATGGTGTCCTATGTTCTGATTTGGTAGatcggctgtcgactttcccatagctgttttcttttttaccaatCGTGTTTCAATtagcatgaacttcgtagtttagcactgggtcccactgggcgtgcaaaaaatgttgaccctagaaactaccaagcctacgtggcacgcaggccgagtaatctataagctaactacgtccttcggtgaatgcggggtgtgccaactcgtcgaccgaggagtaaattttgttgatgttgcgttgggtgcgcggctgacttctacgtcttgcgattgcgaccgaggaagaaacgcgtctcggcctcttgggttctcgaacctgaagacaaggttactattctttaCGAAGTTCAtgaatcgtcgtcgtcggattcggtcacaatgatgttattcgtcagagtaaactctcgCCGAattgacaccaaagtgtaagggcacaaatactcaaaacagatataAGTCTTGatggtgaacgtggttcggccgtccgaatgccgaactctaaatcctacttgggagtatccaatcataaaacaactcggcaTGCAATGCGCCAAGCTCGATAtaccgtaacacctcacttcgccgagaaggctaatgagatgacctcaatcaataaggaccCGGAAATCCTCCTCGACCGAGACTTAGATAGGTAACCAACcattctcgccgcagtgctgttgatgccaacggaagatactgcgagatcgactgattctacggtgacagtgctatctatgccgacttaagatatcaccggttgcttccacagtgctgttgatgccaacggaagatgtgtcagcgaaaaagaaggaaaaaatctcaagttgttgagagtttacgcagggcagttttatattgatttgcaggggcccttgaatgatgcacagcctcttctatttatagcaacggctccccccaaggtcgagttaaaaccctactcggactaggtcttcttctcctgatcaacaccaactcgaccagtcctattttcactaggattgtgaacctagtccttaaccgagccggattcgcttccgGGTTATTAATCCTACCGAGACTCCCTATTGCACTAGGACTCGACTTGTCTTGTGTTGTGACCTAGCCAACCTAGGTTTAGAGGCCCACGTGCTGAATGATCCATGGCATTCTTatcgcaaggccttccgggccgagaatgatcctatactcggcccaaactattattttgggcccaaacagtaaTATAACATGAAATATTATTAATAACATTCAAATAATAACCATGATACTTGTATGCGTAAGATAGTAATTACAATTGAAGAATACTTACATGAAGGGACTCGACCAACTCATCCCAGGGTTGAACATAAACGTCGCTAAAGACATCAATCTCCGGGAATTTTGAACCACCTGAATAGaacaagataaggaaaatgttagtacgaaaaaaaaaatattattgacatattaaaaattgaatatgaaAAACTTTAGTATTACCTGCCAACGCGCCTCTATCCTATATGAGAAGGGCCTCAAACCAAAATGGTGGAAAAGAGTCTTCTTTTCCCAATTGCTCTTGTTGGCTTTCGCCTTCttctattataaaaaaataaaggtatTAGTTCtaatttaaatgaaatataaaaaaaaatcaataaacattAGTAAGAAACGCATAATACTTTTAAACTTGATATAAAAAACGTACCACATAGTCAGACTCTTGAAAATGACTTCAGAGCCACAACCCAATTATCTTCCCGGTCCTCAAACTCCTTCGGGCAACCCTCCTCAAGAGCAACCTGCAGATcatcaaatatctcaaaatattGGTACAGGTTACTCTTCCACTACTTGTACCATTCAACAATAAGCATGTTGACGTATGCCAACATATCGTTGTTGATGTTGTCGAAATTGTAGTTCGTCTGCAATgtaacaaattaattacatacattaagtaatataaatatataaaatttaaaagaaaaacaattaaaaggtaGGATACTTACCGACAACTATGTGTACACCTTCGTCCTCACCTCGTCTGGCACACCTTCCAAGACTTCTATTGCGTAGGGCAATAGGTCTGAACGACATGACCAATGTTGTGGGCCAATGCGCTATGATACTCTGCCGTTGGTGCAGCCCAATGCCAATCGTTGTATTCGATTATGATACGTCCGTTGGTCACCCGGGTGACCTTTGCCATCTTCAACTGGCAACAAGGTCCTCGGGTATTTTTCTTtgctgaaaaaaataaaaaaacaatcaaacaaacacaaCAACTTAAACCGAAAGTTAGGCAGAACCTCCCCTAAAGTTATAACAATTCTGAAACCCTGGACAATGTAACGAATAATATATGATATCCAACAACAATCACAACAGTTGAATGCTTCAGTAGTGGATGCCAAGTGAAATATTACATAGTGTATATCTAGTTTGTAACCTATCCAGAATCAAAAGCCAACTAAAATTTTTAATCGCATGAGGAACATTTAACTTCCACATTCTATTAGCAACTCAGTTTTTAAGTTATTTGTTGTTACATTATTTTGAATTCAAGTCGCAGGTTTGACAGTAAATCGACTATTAACATTCATGCTCCAACAAATAGAATCATTTATATCAAACACTAATAACAGAATATGGTAAATTTTATTAGCAATATAAATATTGACAAAATTTAGCATAAGAGATTTATTCGAGCAGTTATTGGAAATAAAATGACAAACTTTCAGGTTGCAAAGCTTAATTGATCTTCCTGTATAAGATGAAACAGCCTATATGGAGAAATCACCAAGGCATTATAGAAAAATTCAGTTCTCAGCGTTTATCACATGTTTACCTTGTTAGGACCCCAAGGAATCAATGTTGGATGCTGATATGTCGGGCGTGTGGGGGCGGCGATGACCACACCTGGCGCTAACAGGTTGCACCACTGAAACGGCAGATGACGCCAGCACCTGGGAGACCACGGGACCAACCGGATCAATAAGATCAACCGGATTAACCAGCACGTGGTCCATTTTTGCTAGAGCAGTGGCGGCTGAAGTAGGAGGCAGAGGAATCAAACGAGCAACATTCGACACCACCTTACGACTTCTAATCAGATGTGACATCTGCACAATGAGAAGATAATAAATTGATCTCTAAAATGTTGGTTGTACAAGCAGCCAGTCATAATCCTTCTAAAACTTCTATAGTGTTTATCAAATTAATCATATAAACTTCTCCCATTTATATtagaaactttaaaaaataataaataaaaagaataacatTGAATCAAGGTCATAAGAAAAATTCTAGTTCTATTGGAAATTTGTGCAATAAAGTTTTGtgttaaagaagaaaaacagtGTATCAATTATGAAAGAAAGCAGACACATAGGATTCAAGCCACAATAGCCTACTTACTAGATGTATCCAAGGAAATCAACCATTTATACCTTGAGAAGGTTTTTAGGGGAAATATTTTCACAAGACTTTACCTAGCACCATAGTTGTTTGAATTAAAATCAAGCAATTACAACAGTAAAAACAAGTAGACTAAACCTTCAACTCATTAAATTAAAATCAGCATTGTAGTTTGAATCTTAGCATAAGAAAGATGGAATGTTAGATGGCCAACTAAACGGACTATATTAACTGGATAGTTTGCCATCGAAATCAATGTCCGTACTTTTGCCTCCACCTGGGACATGGACACCACTATTTTGCGTACACAACTTGTCATCTCGTGCAGTCCCCAAAAACTTGACGCTGTTAACATGGCAACCGGAGAACAATTCAGCGCGAATTGGGCCGAACGCCAAGTTATATAACTCTTCACTGTAAATGGGGGAATTTGATGCTTCCAATTTATTCACCTAATATTATACAAAAACATACCCCTGTTAGTTTGAGAAAATTAAATACTACAATATATATCACAAATACAAAACACTTATAACTTACATATTCGAGAAACCATTGTGGAAACAATTCTCAgtgtttcttggcatacaaatgtGATGGATGTTCTCGCTTTATCATCTCTTCATGCTCATCTAGGTATGTCATTATCTCGTCACAATTGTTCAGTACGAACCAATGCACTACCTCCATGTCATTTTTGGAAAATGACTCACCTCGTACAGGATCTCCAAGGGGTCATGCGCATTGGGCAAAAACAGaaagtttctcctttctcaCACCTCCATCATTATTGTGCTACGAAAGATTGAAAGTCGTCTCCACATATTTTAAATACATTCCACAAAAAGTAAGTAACTCATATTGAACTCAAACCTCTATAATTGATCATTCGGGCTTCGCCCTATTGCATACACTTTTTTTTAGCTCCCCGAGAAGCCTGCCAAAACAAAACGATATGAGCAAATTAGTAAGCATGGGTTAATGATGCATAAACAAATGATGAGGATTATATACCTTTCTATTGGATACATTCAGCGATAGTTGACATGATTAGCAAGCGATGCTTCTTCCGGTAAGTGAACCATTACATGGATCATACTTGTGAAGAAATCTGAAGGGAATATCATCTTAAACTTGCATAGGACTTGGACAATGTCATGGCATAACTGATTAATGTCCGTCTTTCGCAATGTTCTTGCCATCAATTGGGAAACAAATCTAGACAACAACATGATTGGCTTCACAAAATCTTCCAACAATAAGTGTCGAATACCCACAGGAAGTAGGCGTTGCATAAACACATGGCAGTCATGGCTCTTTAGTCCAGCAAATTTAcccccatcaacattcacacaacACGCGGTATTAGAAGCATACCCATCGGGAAACTTTACAGACGatacaaactttaaaaactcttttttgtcATTCGGTTTCAtggaaaaaacaaagaaaaaagaaaaaaaaagcaagatCCCTTCTGGCTTTATCACTGTCCCTATTCATCCATAAATCCCTATGTATGCCCATTCTTTCCAAATCAAGACGAGCTTTGATCGTGTCCTTTGTCTTGTCCTCGGTATCTAGAATGGTGCCCACCAAtgtgtcaaatacatttttctcaacatgcataatgtcgaggttgtgtctcaattttagtttcGACTAATACGAGAGCTCAAAAAACATAGGCATGTGCATCAAGTTCATGTGTAGAAAGTCTAGTCTTACTCACTGTTTTCCCAAACAGAGCAAAATCTAAACGGTTAAGCTGTTCCACAATCTGATCACCAGACCATTCTCTAGGTCTGAGGCAATGTTCTATTTTCCCGACTAACTCCTTATCTTTTTCCCGCCACTCGTGGTCCCATGGCAACCATCTCTGATGAccaaggtaacaaacttttctGACGTGCCAACCAGATGTTACATCATCATTGCGTACAAGGCATGTCATATAACCCTTAGTGCTCCACTTAGAAACCATTGCATATGCGGGAAAATTGTTCACAGTCCACATAATTGATGCCTGCAAAGTGAACATCTTCCCAGTGTACTTATCGTATGTGTGCACACCATTTATCCATAAATCTTTTAGCTTATCAACCAACGGCCTTAAGTAAACATCGATTGACTTACCAGGATCCTCAGTTATCAAAAGAGTTATCATCatgtattattttttcataCATTTCCAAGGCAACAAATTATATAGGAATACGAAAATCGACCAAGTGctatggtgttggtttaaaacccCGAACGGTAGCtctttgtaccatacttaaggcaTCCGTATTTtaatctcgtataaatactcgggggacttaaatgtaattatgtaataaaggaatgggcaaatatgtaataagtgagaagcccttattctataaaaaggacttatcaccctcacaattaggggaggcgctcatattcagagcaaaccccctcaccctctcaaagcctcactcacattacagaggctctctctctcacaatcctcttagagaaatataatatcagtgtggacgtagcccaaacattggggtgaaccacgatacatcttgtgttctttacatttcttgcagattcacggttagatttacgttgttccaagacccctccggttttgtgcatcaaaatTTGGCGCcttctgtgggaaacgacacgaaaaactatgtcggttctctttcattttttcacctccaccgtaaatctgcaaaatctacaaaaacccaacaacccaaagctttTCCAGAAACCCCCACAAACACAAAGTCACCATgacctcctcatttctctctttctctctctagaattgcCATTTTCCTTCTTGCGTTCTCTCTCTGTCACTCTATCCTGGATGTCAAACTGTACGGTGGAGTCCTGCACATTTGAGACCGACGATGGAGTCAAGCTCAGCACTCGGCTCTTCAAACCCAGAGAAGAAAAAGATATCAAAGAGGGCAGCCCTGTGGTGGTTATGATGCACCCATACTCCATCCATGGCGTCTGCCAAGGCCTGTTGAGAGGAATAGCAGCTGGGTTGGCAGACAAAGGTTATAAAGCTTTAAGCTTTGACATGAGAGGGGTTGAAATGTCAACAGAGAGGGCTTCTCTCACTGGGTTTGCAGAAATTAAGGATGTGATTTCTGTGTGCAAATGGGTTTGCGAGTATCAATCAGCTAACATGATTTTATTGGTGGGTTCTTCCGCAGACTGGACTCCATCTCCTCTACCATTCATGGCATTTGCAAGCTCTCTCGAAGCGATCTCATCCCTCAATTTCTCCTGCTCAGAGCAACAGTCAGCAGCTAGAGCGAACCAACCACCGTAATCGTCGATAAACTCTTGACCTCCACTGACCGTTAATACAACTGATTTGACTCGATCATCCGCCGCGCGAGAGAAAGAAATGGCATTGGGGTAGGGAATCACCGGCAACAAAGGGCGGTGCTACAATTTTTAGGTAAACTTCAACGAGTGCATGTCTCGCTGCCGTGAGCCTAAGGACTGTGTCCTCCTCCGCGAAGACTACCTCGAGTGCCTCCACCATTCCAAAAAGTGCCTGAAATTAGCATTAATGATGTGTGCGCATCTAGCACTGGAGGATTCAACAAGGACATATAGTAGAGAGGGAAGAAATAGAACAAAAGATTGACTGGGATTTCCATAGCTATAAGCTTTGGGAAATATTCAACTGGCAAGATCAAGACCAGGTTCCTCCTAATATAACAGCCCATGGCAGTGCTCCGCACCTGCCACCAACAACTCCTCCGATGGTAACCGCTCATCAGATTGGGCAGCCCACTTCAAGCTCTACAACTGCGGAAGCCCTGTTTCGTCAACCAGCTAGTGACACCGACACCTGTCAACTCAAGTCACACCGACACCTCTTATAGCCTCTCCATCCCAGTCAATCTTACCTCCTACCAACCCAAAGGGAATTGCTTTTAACTTCTTTGGACAAACTCGAGATCCAAATCCCATCTACAAGAAGACCCCATCAAAGAGGACTAAAGGATAATTTGGGACAATGGTTCTAAACATGCCCACTGAGAAATGAGTCATGCGGAAAAAATGTACCAGAAGATGCTTGGTGAAACTTTCATCATCACATCCTCAGCCTGATAATAATGGAGGAATGGCTTTTCTATAAAAGCCACGGGAAAAGccacaagcaaaaaaaaaagggtgtcgACCACCAAAGCAGATGCCCACACTTTCATCATGCGGGTtcccattttctaaaaaaaaaaaaaacagaaagcaaaagcaaggaataaacactccaacagaatgatgtgatttacgtttcttgtttttgaataatgtgatttatttttcttatcttttggagatatctgtataaaccccatcagagggtaaaaaaaaaaagggcaagcccaaaataatgggctgcaatgttatgtagagggcgaaggcctatatgcccaaaagagccatgccctctattatcaccaaccagatgatcaaaagtacgtccagtactacaaaaaattattcgacagcctgccactattaccactaaccagatgatcaaaaatacgcccagtactacaaaaagtTATTCGAcagcctgccactattaccactaaccagatgatcaaaaatacgcccagtactacaaaaaattattcggcagcctgctgctattaccaccaaccaggtaatcaaaagtacgcccagtactctaaaattatttggcagcatgccgctattatcaccaaccaggtgatcaaaagtacgcccagtactccaaaattattcggcagcctgccgctattatcaccaaccagatgattaaaaatacgcccagtactccaaaattatacatgagcatcactcatgtcaatcatacataaacattcatgagcatcactcatgtcaatcatacataaacatttatgaccatcattcatgtcaacattcatgagcatcactcatgtcaacatccatgagcatcactcatgtcaatcaacataaacattcatgagcatcactcatgtcaatcagctttgaaagcttcatttacagagttctagcttcaaaagcttcatttacaaagctccagcttcaaaagcttcacttgcaaagcttcacctacaaagcttcagtgcagggtatacaaataccaccttcgaacaaccgccacttcggcccatacatggattcaatttgaagtctccagccaacagactttattgaccgaagacttgggggactacattatgtaccatatattgggcctcaactgggcctcatgaaaaatacttgggggacttagcccattatttatgtactaaggagcgagcctttattctataaaggggactccctcactttcattagagagcacccattattcatgtattgaggagcgagcccttattctataaaaaggactccctcaccatcattagatagcatcgtcgccagctgagcaaccgcctcaccgtgagcatcaactctagcccatcattcatgtattgaggagcgagcccttattctataaaaaggaatcCCTCACCTTTAACGCCACAAGTTGagtcaaccaaggcaacataagccacaaactgagcagcctcgcaacatatgctacttctagttgagcatcatttcactttaagcaccacctcatatcgagtattagttcaagacgacatctagttacttcggcccacacatggactgaatttcaagtctccagccaaaagactctcttgactgaagacttgggggactactgtttgtaccatacttagggctttcgtatttagatctcgtataaatactcaggggacttaaatgtaattatgtaataaaggaagaggtaaatatgtaataagtgaggagcctttattctataaaagggactcttcaccctcacaattgggggaTGCGCTCATATTCAGAGCAAGCCCCCTCACTCTCTCAAAGCCTCActcacattacagaggctctctccctAACAATCAtatcagagaaatacaatatcagtgtggacgtagcccaaatattggggtgaaccacgatacatcttgtgttctttacatttcttgcagattcacggtcggatttacgttgttccaaaacccctccggttttatgcatcaacagtAGCAAACTCGAGGAACGTTCAATCAAACTCTTTCCATGCCTCCCAATCTGTAGGATGCCTCATCATATCATCGTCTACCCGTTTTTCCTTATGACATCCCATGTTGATGGAAGTATACGTCAACATATACAATCACTGCAACCTAGGTTTCAAGGGTAGATAACGCATGACTTTTTGTGGGATCTTAGTCGTTCTATTCTGAGATGTCATTTT
This window of the Malus domestica chromosome 03, GDT2T_hap1 genome carries:
- the LOC103425560 gene encoding uncharacterized protein, with product MSNCTVESCTFETDDGVKLSTRLFKPREEKDIKEGSPVVVMMHPYSIHGVCQGLLRGIAAGLADKGYKALSFDMRGVEMSTERASLTGFAEIKDVISVCKWVCEYQSANMILLVGSSADWTPSPLPFMAFASSLEAISSLNFSCSEQQSAARANQPP